One Nymphaea colorata isolate Beijing-Zhang1983 unplaced genomic scaffold, ASM883128v2 scaffold0132, whole genome shotgun sequence genomic window carries:
- the LOC116268137 gene encoding L-type lectin-domain containing receptor kinase SIT2 — LISVDHLQLHQITSTFNSFRQSDLNLSGSATITRTRALQVTNSQHSMEPGIKGNAFFTASLQFKKPTASKRTKSFSIHFVFAIVSKAHQSGGHGFVFIVALSPNFSNAMGGRLFGLFSIRNNENTTNQIFVVEFNIVQHTNLHDIDESHVGVDINGVNSSVSEPAAYYTGNHKKEQGVLDGQTPIQAWIEYDGPMKQLNVTIAPLSHQLKPNCILNSRSIDLSPVLLEHMYVGFSFGTHKLVSKCYILAWSFAMDGKVLELDLSHLPSIPQDCTPLWKSFKLYLYISVALVALLFIIVTFSISYLTKRKRKLTSEKIEGWEMDYPHKLPYRVLTKIPRRLSR, encoded by the coding sequence CTCATATCGGTAGATCACCTGCAACTTCACCAAATAACATCTACATTCAATAGCTTCCGCCAGTCAGACCTTAACCTATCTGGCTCTGCAACTATTACCAGGACTAGGGCTCTTCAAGTGACTAACAGTCAACATTCCATGGAACCAGGCATCAAAGGCAATGCATTCTTCACTGCCAGTCTACAGTTTAAGAAGCCTACCGCTTCCAAGAGAACCAAATCATTCAGTATTCATTTTGTGTTCGCAATCGTCTCCAAAGCCCATCAATCAGGTGGCCATGGCTTTGTGTTCATCGTTGCACTGTCCCCCAACTTCTCCAATGCCATGGGAGGTCGCTTATTTGGTCTCTTCAGCATCAGGAACAATGAAAACACAACGAATCAAATATTTGTAGTTGAATTCAACATAGTTCAACACACAAATTTGCATGATATAGATGAAAGCCATGTGGGTGTCGACATCAACGGTGTGAACTCCAGTGTCTCCGAACCGGCTGCTTACTATACAGGGAATCACAAAAAAGAACAGGGGGTCCTAGACGGCCAGACACCCATTCAAGCATGGATAGAATATGATGGGCCGATGAAGCAGCTGAATGTCACCATAGCTCCATTGTCACACCAACTCAAGCCTAATTGCATACTCAATTCACGTTCCATTGATTTGTCCCCTGTTCTGCTTGAACACATGTATGTTGGATTCTCTTTTGGTACACATAAGCTGGTAAGCAAGTGCTATATTTTGGCATGGAGCTTTGCAATGGATGGAAAAGTTCTAGAGTTGGACCTTTCACACCTTCCCTCTATTCCTCAGGATTGTACTCCTCTGTGGAAGTCTTTTAAGCTGTACCTATACATTTCTGTAGCTTTAGTGGCTCTATTGTTTATCATCGTCACATTTAGCATTTCTTATTTGaccaaaaggaagaggaagctgaCATCTGAGAAGATAGAAGGCTGGGAGATGGACTACCCACATAAACTTCCCTATAGAGTGTTAACAAAAataccaagaaggctctcaaggtga